One Xylanivirga thermophila DNA window includes the following coding sequences:
- a CDS encoding ArsR/SmtB family transcription factor, with protein sequence MDELTQFFKMISDETRLRIMVLLYHQRLCVCEICGITGISQPNVSKHLAKLRDKGFVKDERQEQFIFYSLNVEELVFKDVLKTVINNIENYPILKEDMQRLKNADKFLEACKC encoded by the coding sequence ATGGATGAGCTAACACAGTTTTTTAAAATGATTTCAGATGAAACACGGCTGAGGATAATGGTTTTACTTTATCATCAAAGGCTGTGTGTTTGTGAAATATGTGGTATTACTGGTATATCCCAACCTAATGTGTCAAAACATCTTGCAAAGCTTAGGGATAAGGGATTTGTAAAGGATGAGAGGCAAGAACAATTTATATTTTATTCTTTGAATGTGGAGGAATTGGTTTTTAAAGATGTACTAAAAACTGTAATTAATAATATTGAAAATTATCCAATTTTGAAAGAAGACATGCAAAGACTTAAGAATGCAGACAAATTTCTTGAAGCATGCAAATGTTAG
- a CDS encoding permease: MKWFWELVRILVEKGFGLSIEGQLGGSIHFFIYDTIKIFILLSMLIFIISYIQSYFPPERTKKVLGGIKGVKGNILGALLGTITPFCSCSSIPIFIGFTSAGLPLGVTFSFLISSPMVDMASFLLLISFFGVKIASAYVFVGLVLAIIGGTIIDKLKMEEYIEDYVWGTKAIDVEVEEMTYKERISFAKCQVTDIVHRVWLYILIGVGIGAAIHNWIPQSIIEKVIGDNNPFSVLLATVIGIPIYADIFGTIPIAEALVAKGVGIGTVLSFMMGVTTLSLPSMVMLSKVIKPKLLSIFISIVTIGIIIVGYVFNAFSYIFI; encoded by the coding sequence ATGAAATGGTTTTGGGAGCTGGTACGAATATTGGTTGAAAAAGGATTTGGATTGTCAATAGAAGGGCAATTAGGCGGGAGCATACATTTTTTTATATATGATACTATTAAAATTTTTATATTATTGTCCATGCTTATTTTTATTATATCCTATATCCAAAGCTATTTTCCCCCAGAGAGGACCAAAAAGGTTTTAGGTGGGATTAAGGGTGTAAAAGGGAATATATTAGGGGCATTGCTAGGGACTATAACACCTTTTTGTAGTTGCTCAAGCATACCTATTTTTATAGGTTTTACATCAGCAGGGCTTCCGTTAGGGGTTACATTCTCGTTTTTAATATCTTCACCTATGGTAGATATGGCATCATTTCTGCTATTAATTTCATTCTTTGGTGTAAAGATTGCGTCAGCCTATGTATTTGTAGGCTTAGTTTTAGCTATTATAGGAGGAACCATTATTGATAAGTTGAAAATGGAAGAATATATAGAAGATTATGTATGGGGAACAAAAGCCATAGATGTTGAAGTAGAGGAGATGACTTACAAAGAACGCATATCCTTTGCAAAATGCCAGGTAACAGATATTGTTCATAGAGTATGGCTGTATATATTAATTGGAGTGGGTATAGGAGCTGCTATACACAATTGGATCCCCCAATCAATTATTGAAAAAGTGATAGGAGATAATAATCCATTTTCAGTTCTATTGGCTACAGTTATTGGAATACCGATCTATGCTGATATATTTGGTACTATACCAATTGCAGAGGCTCTAGTTGCAAAAGGAGTAGGTATAGGAACCGTATTGTCTTTTATGATGGGAGTAACTACTTTGTCACTTCCTTCAATGGTTATGTTAAGTAAAGTAATAAAGCCAAAGTTATTGTCCATATTTATATCAATTGTAACAATTGGTATAATAATAGTTGGATATGTGTTTAATGCATTTTCGTATATTTTTATATAG
- a CDS encoding thioredoxin family protein: MVIKILGSGCMNCKKLEANVRKAIEEMGIDARVEKVTDFKDIASYGVMRTPALVVDEQIKLMGKVPSIGELKKYLI; this comes from the coding sequence ATGGTTATTAAGATTTTAGGATCAGGTTGTATGAATTGTAAAAAACTAGAGGCTAATGTGAGAAAAGCTATAGAGGAAATGGGAATTGATGCTCGTGTAGAGAAAGTGACGGATTTTAAGGATATAGCTTCATATGGAGTAATGAGAACTCCCGCTTTAGTAGTAGATGAACAGATTAAATTGATGGGAAAAGTCCCTTCGATAGGGGAATTAAAAAAATACTTAATATAA
- a CDS encoding NifB/NifX family molybdenum-iron cluster-binding protein encodes MKIAISSKGKTKDSLLDVRFGRCEYFQIYDTENEKINVVKNNGQVAEGGAGIAAAQQLIDRKVDVIITGNLGPNAFGLIDKANIKAYKCKSVSIDEALAQYNNGGLLELKEAGPAHHGADNGFGGGR; translated from the coding sequence ATGAAGATTGCTATTTCGTCAAAGGGTAAAACAAAGGATAGTCTACTTGATGTTAGGTTTGGACGATGTGAGTATTTTCAAATCTATGATACTGAAAACGAGAAAATTAATGTTGTGAAAAATAATGGTCAGGTAGCTGAAGGTGGTGCAGGTATAGCTGCGGCGCAGCAGTTGATCGATAGAAAGGTGGATGTAATAATTACAGGCAACTTAGGGCCTAATGCATTCGGATTAATAGACAAGGCGAATATAAAGGCATATAAATGTAAAAGTGTTTCAATAGATGAAGCTCTAGCTCAATATAATAATGGAGGACTCTTGGAGTTAAAGGAGGCAGGCCCTGCCCATCATGGTGCAGATAATGGCTTTGGAGGAGGCAGATAA